From Mucilaginibacter rubeus, a single genomic window includes:
- the ispE gene encoding 4-(cytidine 5'-diphospho)-2-C-methyl-D-erythritol kinase: MILFPNAKINIGLNITERRPDGYHNLETIFYPIDIKDALEVVKSDKLSFTSTGLDIPGLMEDNLCVKGYHMLKQDFDLPPVSIHLHKHIPIGAGLGGGSSDAAFFIRLMNDEFKLDLSVDEMTDYARRLGADCAFFIENKPVFAFERGDEFESIKLDLSAYKIVLVMPPVHVSTGEAFRGIQPAPAKESLFDLINEPIADWKKFIKNDFEQTVFKNHVEIRGIKATLYEAGAIYSSMSGTGASVFGIFADTPDLKFLETENEVFYL; encoded by the coding sequence ATGATTTTATTTCCGAATGCAAAAATAAACATCGGCCTCAATATTACCGAACGCCGGCCGGATGGTTATCATAATCTCGAAACCATTTTTTATCCTATTGATATTAAAGACGCCCTTGAAGTAGTAAAAAGCGACAAGCTCAGCTTTACCTCAACTGGTCTTGATATTCCCGGACTAATGGAGGATAACCTGTGCGTTAAAGGCTACCACATGCTGAAGCAAGATTTCGATTTGCCGCCGGTTAGCATCCACTTGCATAAACATATCCCGATAGGCGCTGGGTTGGGCGGAGGCTCATCCGACGCTGCTTTTTTTATCAGGCTGATGAACGACGAATTTAAGCTTGATTTATCTGTTGATGAGATGACAGATTACGCCCGCCGTCTCGGTGCTGACTGTGCTTTCTTTATTGAGAATAAACCGGTGTTTGCCTTTGAGCGTGGCGACGAATTTGAGAGCATTAAACTGGATCTGTCGGCTTATAAAATAGTGCTGGTAATGCCACCTGTTCACGTATCAACCGGCGAGGCTTTCAGGGGCATACAACCTGCTCCTGCAAAGGAGTCGTTATTTGATCTTATCAACGAGCCAATAGCCGACTGGAAGAAGTTTATCAAAAATGATTTTGAACAAACCGTGTTTAAAAATCACGTGGAGATCCGAGGTATCAAAGCTACCCTTTATGAAGCCGGCGCCATCTACTCCAGCATGAGCGGAACCGGCGCGTCTGTATTCGGGATTTTTGCAGATACACCCGACCTGAAATTTTTAGAAACGGAGAACGAAGTGTTCTATTTATGA